Proteins encoded within one genomic window of Streptomyces sp. NBC_01314:
- a CDS encoding VOC family protein, producing MITGLGHTGFWVHDLERMRDFYSRVMGLTVTDEDEERGIVFLSARPDEEHHEFVLQRGRTAPDGAKLTHQVSWRVDSLESVIDFHHRFRAEGIEVQQEVTHGNAIGIYFFDPEGNRNEVYLRLERDVRQPFRKTIDLDQSPDEVLAEAERLLAEGGPAYQPVQ from the coding sequence ATGATCACCGGTCTGGGACACACCGGCTTCTGGGTGCACGACCTGGAGAGGATGCGCGACTTCTACAGCCGCGTGATGGGGCTGACCGTCACCGACGAGGACGAGGAACGGGGGATCGTCTTCCTGTCCGCACGCCCCGACGAGGAGCATCACGAGTTCGTGCTCCAGCGCGGCCGCACGGCACCCGACGGAGCCAAGCTCACGCACCAGGTCTCCTGGCGGGTCGACTCCCTGGAGTCGGTCATCGACTTCCACCACCGCTTCCGCGCCGAGGGCATCGAGGTCCAGCAGGAGGTCACCCACGGCAACGCCATCGGGATCTACTTCTTCGATCCCGAGGGCAACCGCAACGAGGTCTATCTGCGGCTGGAGCGCGACGTCCGGCAGCCCTTCCGCAAGACGATCGACCTCGACCAGTCACCCGATGAGGTCCTCGCCGAGGCCGAGCGGCTGCTGGCCGAAGGGGGCCCCGCGTACCAGCCCGTCCAGTGA
- a CDS encoding SDR family NAD(P)-dependent oxidoreductase, producing the protein MNTREFAGRTVLITGGGGGIGYATAELLAERGAAVVALGPDDPGLDKVAQLPRSAAVPGDAADENDVHRAVGVALGNGGRLDAVVCCAGIGTFGTVLDPEPVWRDTLRANLDTAYVTTRRALPALIDTGGAIVLVSSLAGTLAVPGSAAYTTSKHALIGLTRSLAADFGPLGVRANVVCPGAVRTAMLDRVMDEAGSRSGLDRDAAYRHAGSLVPLRRAAEPSEIAEVIAFLAGPRSAVVTGAVLMADCGVSAVDLSLSALDQNMTH; encoded by the coding sequence ATGAATACGCGGGAGTTCGCCGGCCGCACCGTTCTGATCACCGGGGGCGGCGGCGGCATCGGCTACGCCACCGCGGAGCTGCTGGCCGAGCGCGGAGCCGCCGTGGTGGCCCTCGGGCCCGACGACCCGGGCCTGGACAAGGTCGCCCAACTGCCCCGGTCGGCCGCCGTTCCCGGTGACGCCGCCGACGAGAACGACGTACACCGCGCGGTCGGCGTCGCACTCGGCAACGGGGGCCGGCTCGACGCGGTGGTGTGCTGCGCCGGCATCGGTACCTTCGGCACCGTCCTGGACCCGGAGCCCGTCTGGCGGGACACGCTGCGGGCCAACCTGGACACCGCCTATGTGACAACGCGCCGCGCACTGCCCGCGCTGATCGACACCGGCGGGGCCATCGTGCTCGTCTCCTCGCTGGCAGGGACGCTCGCCGTGCCCGGCTCCGCCGCCTACACCACCTCCAAACACGCCCTCATCGGCCTCACCCGGTCGCTTGCCGCCGACTTCGGCCCCCTCGGGGTACGCGCGAACGTGGTCTGCCCCGGTGCCGTGCGCACCGCGATGCTCGACCGCGTGATGGACGAGGCCGGCTCCCGCTCCGGCCTGGACCGGGATGCCGCCTACCGGCATGCCGGCTCACTGGTGCCCCTGCGCCGGGCCGCGGAGCCGTCGGAGATCGCCGAGGTCATCGCGTTCCTCGCGGGTCCGCGGTCGGCGGTCGTCACGGGGGCCGTACTCATGGCGGACTGCGGTGTCTCCGCGGTCGACCTGAGCCTGTCGGCACTCGACCAGAACATGACCCATTAA
- a CDS encoding branched-chain amino acid ABC transporter permease, protein MTLTPTLRRWWPAAALLLATTVCFALGGVLDNGTLDLGVTLLCYLAIAQAWNILAGFGGLVSLGSAAFVATGGYAAALLLVHTGLSWPLAVAAAPVAAMLLALLLSAALLRLRGDYFSIGTLAIAIALQALIRNWDWAGGASGVTLPVDAVPSGGNLYQIAVLVAALAMALTLYARHSAFGLRLAAIRDNEPAAAGLGVAVRRHQLAALLPAGAITGLAGAVIAFQFVVISPDSVASVSWSLNAVLMAVVGGMGTVLGPLLGVAVVYYGLTRELQSQQTLSLVIEGILLIAIVRFAPQGVWPLLCRATRRLLGPRPGSGRPAADSGKETETAPPGTEPLAVDLA, encoded by the coding sequence ATGACACTCACGCCCACTCTGCGGCGCTGGTGGCCGGCAGCCGCACTGCTGCTGGCCACCACGGTCTGTTTCGCCCTCGGGGGCGTGCTCGACAACGGCACCCTCGACCTCGGCGTCACCCTGCTGTGCTACCTGGCCATCGCCCAGGCATGGAACATCCTCGCCGGCTTCGGCGGCCTGGTCTCGCTGGGCTCCGCAGCTTTCGTCGCCACCGGCGGCTACGCCGCCGCGCTGCTGCTCGTCCACACCGGCCTGAGCTGGCCCCTCGCCGTGGCGGCGGCGCCAGTCGCCGCCATGCTGCTCGCCCTCCTGCTGTCCGCCGCGCTGCTGCGGCTGCGCGGCGACTACTTCTCCATCGGCACCCTGGCCATCGCCATCGCCCTCCAGGCACTGATCCGCAACTGGGACTGGGCGGGCGGCGCCAGCGGTGTCACCCTGCCGGTCGACGCCGTGCCCAGCGGCGGCAACCTCTACCAAATCGCCGTACTCGTCGCGGCGCTGGCCATGGCACTCACCCTCTACGCGCGCCACAGCGCTTTCGGGCTCCGGCTGGCAGCGATCCGCGACAACGAACCGGCCGCCGCCGGACTCGGTGTCGCCGTCCGCCGCCACCAGCTCGCCGCGCTGCTGCCCGCCGGCGCGATCACCGGGCTGGCCGGGGCGGTGATCGCCTTCCAGTTCGTCGTCATCTCCCCGGACAGCGTGGCCAGCGTCTCCTGGAGCCTCAACGCCGTGCTGATGGCCGTGGTCGGGGGAATGGGCACCGTGCTGGGCCCGCTCCTGGGCGTGGCCGTCGTCTACTACGGCCTCACCCGCGAACTGCAGAGCCAGCAGACGCTCTCCCTGGTGATCGAGGGCATCCTCCTCATCGCCATCGTCCGCTTCGCCCCGCAAGGCGTGTGGCCACTGCTGTGCCGGGCCACCCGCCGCCTGCTCGGCCCACGCCCCGGCAGCGGCCGTCCGGCGGCCGACAGCGGCAAGGAGACCGAAACCGCCCCCCCGGGGACCGAGCCTCTCGCCGTGGACCTCGCATGA
- a CDS encoding branched-chain amino acid ABC transporter permease: MSLDVLAAGILAGGLYALIGLGISLVFGVLGLMNLAHGELVIGGAYLASLLVVDAGWDPLAALPLAMAAMALIAYPLQRYLLTPLLRGSKSAPLVATFGLSLLAQALFQAAFGTHPKALPASYADTGLSVLGMRVQTVYVIAFGLTIVLCAATHLVLTRTRAGSAVRAASADPDTAAVLGIDVNRVYAMTFAGAAALAAAGGVLTGVAQSFTPNSGLPLLLTGFAVMALAGIGSVGGVLMAGVALGVLQSVSVGLFGGGWRDVVVYLAFFLVLAVRPQGLFRKAHAG, encoded by the coding sequence ATGAGCCTCGACGTGCTGGCCGCCGGCATTCTGGCAGGCGGCCTGTACGCCCTGATCGGCCTGGGAATCTCCCTGGTCTTCGGGGTGCTCGGACTGATGAACCTGGCACACGGCGAACTCGTCATCGGCGGCGCCTACCTGGCCTCGCTGCTCGTCGTGGACGCCGGCTGGGACCCGCTGGCCGCGCTGCCGCTCGCCATGGCCGCCATGGCACTGATCGCCTACCCCCTGCAGCGCTACCTGCTCACACCCCTGCTGAGGGGCAGCAAGAGCGCCCCGCTGGTGGCCACCTTCGGCCTCTCGCTGCTGGCGCAGGCGCTCTTCCAGGCCGCCTTCGGCACCCACCCCAAGGCGCTGCCCGCCTCCTATGCCGACACCGGCCTGTCCGTACTCGGCATGCGGGTCCAGACCGTCTACGTCATCGCCTTCGGGCTCACCATCGTGCTGTGCGCCGCGACCCACCTGGTGCTCACCAGGACGCGGGCCGGCAGCGCGGTGCGGGCGGCCTCGGCCGACCCCGACACCGCGGCCGTACTCGGCATCGACGTCAACCGCGTCTACGCCATGACCTTCGCCGGTGCGGCGGCGCTCGCCGCGGCCGGCGGAGTGCTCACCGGCGTGGCTCAGAGCTTCACCCCCAACAGCGGCCTGCCGCTGTTGCTCACCGGCTTCGCCGTGATGGCCCTGGCAGGCATCGGCAGCGTGGGCGGCGTGCTGATGGCGGGCGTGGCGCTGGGTGTTCTGCAGTCCGTCAGCGTCGGCCTCTTCGGCGGCGGCTGGCGCGACGTGGTCGTCTACCTGGCCTTCTTCCTCGTCCTCGCGGTCCGCCCGCAGGGCCTGTTCCGAAAGGCGCATGCCGGATGA
- a CDS encoding ABC transporter substrate-binding protein: MRTLRPSLRLACATVCAALLVAGCAGNDTSSAGSANSTGPIVIGTSISLSGNTVLASIKDGYQLAVDKANAAGGVTVGGVKRKIKLVVLDNRSDTNTMVQQVRSLVLSDHAVALLGSCCQQNIDMQGQADALKTPLMMGALPVELLPKGKGYTWDSFQSLADGADKFYELADTTSTNKKILVVTSNDAQGKSTGQLWAGLGKKNGYTIASTKAVPTGTTDFSDVIQSGKSTGAQVLIASMAPQDCFAMWKQMKALAYKPKLAIGLQCAQTPGWSSLGTLGDGTLVQLNWTDSAGLPDTQMIVDKFAKKYPALNDLGSVALGYHEAQVLMNAISRSGDATAASVNKALAATDMTSALGPVKFTANKSTTPSFIGQWENGRIQQVWPAKGAVPLKSLAGLR; the protein is encoded by the coding sequence ATGAGAACGCTCAGACCCTCCCTGCGTCTGGCCTGCGCCACCGTCTGCGCCGCGTTGCTCGTCGCCGGCTGCGCCGGCAACGACACATCGAGCGCGGGCAGCGCGAACAGCACCGGCCCCATCGTGATCGGCACCAGCATCTCCCTGTCCGGCAACACGGTGCTGGCCTCCATCAAGGACGGCTACCAACTCGCCGTCGACAAGGCGAACGCCGCCGGCGGGGTCACGGTGGGCGGCGTCAAGCGCAAGATCAAGCTGGTCGTGCTGGACAACCGCAGCGACACCAACACGATGGTGCAGCAGGTCCGCTCCCTGGTGCTCAGCGACCACGCGGTCGCCCTGCTGGGTTCCTGCTGCCAGCAGAACATCGACATGCAGGGCCAGGCCGACGCGCTGAAGACCCCCCTGATGATGGGCGCCCTCCCGGTGGAGCTGCTGCCCAAGGGCAAGGGCTACACCTGGGACTCCTTCCAGTCCCTGGCCGACGGCGCCGACAAGTTCTACGAACTCGCCGACACCACGTCCACCAACAAGAAGATCCTGGTGGTCACCAGCAACGACGCCCAGGGCAAGTCCACCGGGCAGCTGTGGGCCGGGCTGGGCAAGAAGAACGGCTACACCATCGCCTCCACCAAGGCGGTGCCCACCGGCACCACCGACTTCTCCGACGTCATCCAGTCCGGCAAGTCCACCGGCGCGCAGGTCCTCATCGCCTCCATGGCACCGCAGGACTGCTTCGCGATGTGGAAGCAGATGAAGGCGCTGGCGTACAAGCCGAAGCTCGCCATCGGCCTGCAGTGCGCCCAGACCCCCGGCTGGAGCTCGCTGGGCACACTCGGCGACGGCACGCTCGTCCAGCTGAACTGGACGGACTCCGCAGGACTCCCGGACACGCAGATGATCGTCGACAAGTTCGCCAAGAAGTACCCGGCCCTCAACGACCTCGGCTCGGTCGCGCTCGGCTACCACGAGGCCCAGGTCCTGATGAACGCCATCTCCCGCTCCGGCGACGCCACCGCAGCCTCCGTCAACAAGGCCCTCGCCGCCACCGACATGACGTCCGCTCTGGGCCCCGTGAAGTTCACGGCCAACAAGAGCACCACCCCGTCCTTCATCGGGCAGTGGGAGAACGGCAGGATCCAGCAGGTCTGGCCCGCCAAGGGCGCCGTCCCCCTGAAGTCCCTGGCCGGCCTGCGCTGA
- a CDS encoding ATP-binding cassette domain-containing protein yields MNISDTALTVQELGKHFGGVTALEGVDLTVRRGEAVAVIGPNGAGKSTLLKLIAGVHRPDSGSIHLGERPLDRLAPHRITRLGVALAHQVPRPFHSLSVRDNVRIGAMAADPPMRAPELTDLLALCRLDTKASRAADSLRVLDLKRLEVARALATRPQVLMLDEVAAGLVGRELDEAIDLIRRVHQRGTTVILVEHIERVVRELVDRVLVLNWGRPIAEGTPAQIALDEQVRAVYLGDSGSSEGTGPTPRAAGRSPMAAQDTQGVQQDTAATAAQGDTDDALVLDGVTSGYGDMLALRDFSLRLRPGQIVSVLGANGAGKSTLCGTLMGTVGTRTGRIMAFGRDITRLPVHERARLGIAYCQEGRRVFGDLTVAENLQLGAPLSLARGEVHTRMERVHAVFPVLAERAGQRAGTMSGGQQQMLAVGRALMANPSVLICDEISLGLAPVAIDALYQALTDINAQGVAILLVEQNVKRALGICDHAVVLSRGRVSYRGGPAGLLDDADLDAAYFGTSATDAASSATVPPTHLGVPTRTRTTGEPS; encoded by the coding sequence GTGAACATTTCGGACACCGCCCTGACCGTGCAGGAACTGGGAAAACACTTCGGCGGCGTGACGGCGCTGGAGGGCGTGGACCTCACAGTGCGCCGTGGCGAGGCGGTGGCGGTCATCGGCCCGAACGGCGCCGGGAAGAGCACCCTGCTCAAACTGATCGCCGGGGTGCACCGCCCGGACTCGGGGAGCATCCATCTGGGCGAGCGCCCACTGGACCGGCTGGCGCCGCACCGCATCACCAGACTGGGGGTGGCCCTGGCCCACCAGGTCCCAAGGCCCTTCCACAGCCTGAGCGTCCGCGACAACGTGCGGATCGGAGCCATGGCCGCCGATCCGCCCATGCGCGCACCGGAGCTCACCGACCTGCTCGCCCTGTGCCGACTGGACACCAAAGCCTCCCGCGCCGCGGACTCGCTGCGCGTCCTGGACCTGAAACGGCTGGAGGTCGCCCGTGCGCTGGCCACCCGGCCGCAGGTGCTCATGCTCGACGAGGTGGCCGCCGGGCTGGTCGGCCGCGAACTCGACGAGGCGATCGACCTGATCCGCCGGGTGCACCAGCGCGGCACCACCGTGATCCTCGTCGAGCACATCGAACGGGTCGTACGCGAGCTCGTCGACCGCGTCCTGGTGCTCAACTGGGGGCGTCCGATAGCGGAAGGCACCCCGGCGCAGATCGCCCTCGACGAGCAGGTGCGCGCGGTCTACCTCGGTGACAGCGGCTCATCAGAAGGAACCGGCCCCACCCCCCGAGCCGCCGGCCGTTCCCCTATGGCCGCTCAGGACACACAGGGCGTACAACAGGACACCGCGGCAACCGCCGCACAGGGCGACACGGACGACGCGCTGGTCCTGGACGGCGTCACCTCCGGATACGGCGACATGCTGGCCCTGCGGGACTTCTCGCTGCGCCTGAGGCCCGGGCAGATCGTCAGCGTGCTGGGGGCGAACGGCGCCGGGAAGTCCACGCTCTGCGGCACCCTCATGGGCACCGTCGGCACCCGTACGGGCCGCATCATGGCGTTCGGCCGGGACATCACCCGCCTGCCGGTGCACGAGCGGGCCCGCCTGGGCATCGCCTACTGCCAGGAGGGCCGCCGCGTCTTCGGTGACCTCACCGTCGCTGAGAACCTGCAACTCGGCGCTCCACTCTCGCTCGCCAGGGGTGAGGTACACACCCGGATGGAGCGGGTGCACGCCGTGTTCCCCGTGCTCGCCGAACGCGCCGGGCAGCGCGCGGGCACGATGTCCGGTGGGCAGCAGCAGATGCTCGCCGTGGGACGCGCCCTCATGGCGAACCCGTCCGTACTGATCTGCGACGAGATCTCGCTGGGCCTTGCCCCGGTCGCCATCGACGCGCTGTACCAGGCACTCACCGACATCAACGCCCAGGGCGTGGCGATTCTGCTCGTCGAGCAGAACGTCAAGCGCGCCCTCGGCATCTGCGACCACGCGGTCGTCCTCTCCCGGGGGCGCGTCTCCTACCGCGGCGGCCCGGCCGGTCTGCTCGACGACGCCGACCTGGACGCCGCGTACTTCGGCACCTCCGCCACAGACGCCGCCTCCTCCGCCACCGTCCCCCCGACGCACCTCGGCGTGCCCACCCGCACCCGCACCACTGGAGAACCCTCATGA
- a CDS encoding SDR family NAD(P)-dependent oxidoreductase — protein MSFAGLTGRVAVVTGAGSGIGAATARRLAAEGCSVALVDRDGDAASAVTAQCGRRALAIAADVSAEADAAEYLQAAVAHFGRVDLLHLNAGIPGPFGSFADLDVTDYDQVVAVNQRSVFLGLRDALRHFRATARPGAVVVTSSLAGLRASAAVVPYTASKHAVIGLARSAAIEGAPLGVRVNVVAPGLIETPLQQPLAEALGGEAAAAALRTHSPLGRMGTADEVAALVAFLLSEEAPYITGAVHVIDGGVDASDPMQIRL, from the coding sequence ATGTCCTTCGCCGGGCTTACCGGGCGTGTGGCGGTGGTGACCGGTGCCGGCAGCGGCATCGGGGCGGCCACCGCGCGGCGCCTCGCCGCCGAGGGCTGCTCGGTCGCTCTCGTCGACCGCGACGGTGACGCCGCATCCGCCGTGACCGCGCAGTGCGGCCGGCGGGCGCTGGCCATCGCAGCCGACGTGTCGGCAGAGGCCGACGCCGCGGAGTACCTCCAGGCCGCCGTCGCCCACTTCGGCCGCGTCGATCTGCTCCACCTCAACGCGGGAATCCCCGGCCCTTTCGGCTCGTTCGCCGACCTCGACGTGACGGACTACGACCAGGTCGTCGCGGTCAACCAGCGCAGTGTCTTCCTCGGTCTGCGCGACGCGCTGCGCCACTTCCGCGCCACCGCCCGCCCCGGCGCCGTCGTCGTCACCAGCTCCCTCGCGGGGCTGCGGGCGAGCGCCGCGGTCGTGCCCTACACGGCGAGCAAACATGCCGTGATCGGCCTGGCCCGCAGCGCCGCGATCGAGGGAGCACCCCTGGGGGTGCGGGTGAACGTCGTCGCGCCGGGCCTGATCGAGACGCCGCTGCAGCAGCCCCTCGCCGAAGCGCTGGGTGGCGAGGCGGCCGCCGCCGCGCTGCGCACGCACAGCCCGCTCGGGCGCATGGGCACGGCCGACGAGGTCGCCGCCCTGGTCGCCTTCCTGCTGAGCGAGGAGGCGCCGTACATCACCGGCGCCGTCCATGTCATCGACGGCGGCGTCGATGCCAGCGACCCCATGCAGATCCGCCTGTGA
- a CDS encoding PucR family transcriptional regulator has protein sequence MSEVRVMTGAGEWLLRLRPDSDADHPAPALSPATVAEAEADLGPGPVAWVVETAAGAAEKCARQSPEVADGPVGLRTARRSVEACCIAILRGLLNDTPAGRIDAPPEAVDGNRDLVHRGVPLDRILRAVWTSHVHTYGRLLSALRLLVKAERWPDESERVARLSFAYVEELTAVFATQYAAEREHWAGSLMAARRKLVDDLLAGLHADPATVVNTLGLDLGHHHMAAVVWTDAEGDGQSASVPLHRLAADLVGVSQAVRSLVLPTGTSELWAWLSWPHPPPTDLVSLIRKETRARPEHYPGGIYVALGPPARGDEGFRGSHVAARETQRVAQALGDPGTYAYADIAELSLLTADTEHAERYMRDVLGPLAGPGPKAAEIRETLRRYLAHGRSRTLAAEELFVAPNTVAYRVKRAEELMGRPLPQDHLPLRLALEISRIITP, from the coding sequence ATGAGCGAGGTGAGAGTCATGACGGGCGCCGGCGAATGGCTGCTGCGACTGCGACCGGACAGCGACGCGGACCACCCGGCGCCGGCCTTGTCCCCCGCGACGGTCGCGGAGGCCGAAGCCGACCTGGGCCCCGGTCCCGTGGCCTGGGTGGTGGAGACGGCCGCCGGGGCCGCCGAGAAGTGCGCCCGGCAGTCTCCCGAAGTCGCCGATGGACCGGTGGGCCTGCGGACGGCACGCCGATCGGTGGAGGCGTGCTGCATCGCGATCCTGCGAGGGCTGCTCAACGACACGCCGGCCGGCCGCATCGACGCCCCGCCCGAGGCAGTCGACGGCAACCGCGATCTGGTGCACCGGGGCGTGCCGCTGGACCGTATCCTGCGGGCCGTGTGGACCTCTCACGTCCACACCTACGGACGGCTGCTGTCCGCTCTGCGGCTCCTCGTCAAAGCGGAACGGTGGCCCGACGAGAGCGAGCGCGTCGCCCGGCTGTCCTTCGCCTACGTCGAAGAGCTGACCGCGGTGTTCGCCACCCAGTACGCGGCGGAGCGGGAGCACTGGGCGGGCAGTCTCATGGCCGCCCGCCGCAAACTCGTGGACGACCTCCTCGCCGGCCTCCACGCCGACCCGGCGACAGTGGTGAACACCCTGGGCCTCGACCTCGGCCACCACCACATGGCCGCCGTTGTGTGGACAGACGCCGAGGGGGACGGGCAGAGCGCTTCCGTGCCGCTGCACCGGCTCGCCGCCGATCTCGTCGGCGTCTCGCAGGCCGTGCGCTCCCTCGTCCTGCCGACGGGAACGTCCGAACTGTGGGCATGGCTGAGCTGGCCACACCCACCGCCGACGGATCTCGTCTCCCTGATCCGTAAGGAGACGAGGGCGAGGCCAGAGCACTACCCCGGCGGCATCTACGTCGCTCTGGGACCACCGGCCCGGGGCGACGAGGGGTTCCGGGGCAGCCACGTCGCCGCCCGGGAGACCCAGCGGGTGGCACAGGCCCTCGGCGACCCGGGTACATACGCCTACGCCGACATCGCCGAGCTGTCGCTGCTGACCGCCGACACCGAGCACGCCGAGCGCTACATGCGCGACGTCCTGGGACCGCTGGCCGGCCCCGGCCCCAAGGCTGCCGAGATCCGCGAGACACTCCGCCGGTATCTGGCGCACGGCCGCAGCCGCACCCTCGCCGCCGAGGAACTGTTCGTGGCGCCCAACACCGTCGCCTACCGGGTCAAGCGGGCCGAAGAGCTGATGGGCAGGCCCCTGCCGCAGGACCATCTGCCGCTGCGACTGGCGCTGGAGATCAGCCGGATCATCACTCCCTGA
- a CDS encoding carotenoid oxygenase family protein produces the protein MNTPSVPVIATTPMSVAPQAPRGGPDQNWPTDNKWLRGPFAPWTEESHSYDLPVQGQIPDDLAGALFRVSSNPRFQPRNLDRYHWWEGDGMVAALYLREGKAAFRTGWVATDSMKFEVEQGEAVYSGFVNGGTPGRLPKGAPPAKNVANTSVGIFDDHLLVCFEGGLPMAMHPQTLETYGTYDFHGGIDVLCTAHYKTDPATGDLLFFAATGPVITWYRADVRTGQVIDSHTIDIGIPVLMHDFVVSENYAIFFVAPNLLRLDLVAQGRPGVVWDESALPHGTQIVLMDRRTHEVKWYEAGGMFAPTHFYNAYETGDEVVIDMHRISRIGSPADSLTPLSSHEWFPPGYSWQWRIDTATGKVADGRVSGIAGEFPKINDSYVGRQHRYGYFVTTRDLAPDTMTDGLARHDYLKDSTVVVEGPHPLTSPSEPVFVPRTDPRGEDDGYLLSLWWNPETGLSELLIHDASDLVAQPLARVGLPVRVPFGFHGSWADQTVLDKSVSALRDAH, from the coding sequence ATGAACACCCCGTCCGTCCCCGTCATCGCGACCACGCCGATGTCCGTCGCGCCGCAGGCCCCGCGCGGCGGCCCCGACCAGAACTGGCCGACGGACAACAAGTGGCTGCGTGGCCCGTTCGCCCCGTGGACGGAGGAGAGCCACAGCTACGACCTCCCGGTACAGGGCCAGATCCCGGACGATCTCGCCGGCGCCCTGTTCCGTGTCTCCTCCAACCCCCGTTTCCAGCCCCGCAACCTGGACCGCTACCACTGGTGGGAGGGCGACGGCATGGTGGCCGCGCTCTATCTGCGTGAGGGCAAGGCGGCTTTCCGTACCGGCTGGGTGGCGACGGACTCGATGAAGTTCGAGGTCGAGCAGGGCGAGGCCGTCTACAGCGGCTTCGTCAACGGCGGCACGCCCGGGCGGCTGCCCAAGGGCGCCCCGCCCGCCAAGAACGTGGCCAACACCAGCGTCGGCATCTTCGACGACCACCTGCTCGTCTGCTTCGAGGGCGGTCTGCCGATGGCGATGCACCCGCAGACCCTGGAGACGTACGGCACCTACGACTTCCACGGCGGCATCGACGTCCTGTGCACCGCCCACTACAAGACCGACCCGGCCACCGGCGACCTGCTGTTCTTCGCCGCCACCGGCCCCGTCATCACGTGGTACCGCGCCGATGTCCGGACCGGACAGGTCATCGACTCCCACACCATCGACATCGGCATCCCGGTCCTCATGCACGACTTCGTCGTGAGTGAGAACTACGCGATCTTCTTCGTCGCGCCCAACCTGCTCCGCCTCGACCTGGTCGCCCAGGGCCGGCCCGGCGTGGTCTGGGACGAGTCTGCGTTGCCGCACGGCACACAGATCGTGCTCATGGACCGCCGCACCCACGAGGTGAAGTGGTACGAGGCCGGTGGCATGTTCGCGCCCACGCACTTCTACAACGCCTACGAGACCGGTGACGAGGTCGTCATCGACATGCACCGGATCTCCCGCATCGGCAGCCCCGCCGACAGCCTCACTCCGCTCAGCTCCCACGAGTGGTTTCCCCCGGGCTATTCCTGGCAGTGGCGGATCGACACGGCGACCGGCAAGGTCGCCGACGGCCGGGTCTCCGGTATCGCCGGCGAGTTCCCGAAGATCAACGACAGCTACGTCGGCCGGCAGCACCGGTACGGCTACTTCGTGACCACCCGTGACCTGGCCCCCGACACCATGACCGACGGCCTGGCCCGCCACGACTACCTCAAGGACTCCACGGTCGTCGTCGAGGGACCGCACCCGCTCACCAGCCCCAGCGAGCCGGTGTTCGTCCCCCGGACCGACCCGCGCGGCGAGGACGACGGCTATCTGCTGTCCCTGTGGTGGAACCCCGAGACGGGTCTGAGCGAGCTGCTGATCCACGACGCGTCCGACCTCGTCGCCCAGCCCCTGGCCCGGGTCGGGCTGCCCGTACGCGTGCCGTTCGGCTTCCACGGCAGCTGGGCCGACCAGACCGTACTCGACAAGAGCGTGTCCGCCCTCCGCGACGCGCACTGA